Proteins from a single region of Dyadobacter fanqingshengii:
- a CDS encoding SusC/RagA family TonB-linked outer membrane protein: protein MEKFTLAKWHFPRLLLTFLLCAVRIVSASAQAVDITGTVTAGDRAGLPGVSITVKGTNSGTVTDLNGKYTVNVTDENAVLVFSYIGYEAVEQTVGGRSVIDVLMKEDLKQLSEVVVVGYGTQKKVNLTGAVATVSGDEMIKRPVTNPTAMLQGTMPGVQVTQGRGEPGNEGISVRIRGTGTFSGAGSDPLVLIDGVQGNMSDLNPNNIESVSVLKDAASASIYGARAANGVILVTTKKGSEGKLSVQYSGNYAINKPTKLFDLITNSAEYMELYNEARVNSGLTSGLYSQQQIDEYRNATDRNLYPNTDWLSLIFQTAPTHQHNLTFDGGRGGTHFNASIGYVNQKGVMKGFDFEKYNARLNIASQINKKIKFGANIALKSGKTESPVFGSEDMFLSAMSQAPTYGPRLADGSGRFTYKAYDLEYNNKNPIALLDGHINRDKLDYSANTQGWFEVNLLPGLTWYAKGAVNADFYKTKSFKPPLQLYNFRTNAFMATLDLGGGLEVKDEQNIYTNLFSYLDYEHTFGQNHAFKAQVGYSTEKSTYQYLEAIRRNFPTEVLREIDAGSPSIQYANGSQKQWAINSFFGRLNYNFKERYLLEANMRYDGTSRLATDSRWGIFPSFSAGWRVTEEDFIKNLNLNWLNSMKFRGSWGQLGNQNIGNYPYQAILSFTGNYSFDDSNLSSGVAQANLSNAGIKWETTTIADFGLDLTIFRGLNLTADWYRKTTTDILRSSQVTGVVGLGAPTINNGTMQNTGVELGLSYNHQMNSGVFSGLGYNVGVNLEHYKNKLVKFGQREIDGYRIREEGKEYNTYYMLEMEGIFQSADEIAAAPKQYNDATVPGDIRFRDANGDGKVNDDDRVVMTGNYPGLNYSFNASANWKGFDISALFQGVNNVKFFVDNWGTVPFVQGSPPTTDWRNRWTPENPSTTMPRIYWGWGAPDRIRRASSYFLQDASYLRLKNLTFGYTLPQTVVKKIGIDNLRVFFSGDNLLTASKYPGLDPERGGSGSFVQYPQNKIFSFGLNIKL from the coding sequence ATGGAAAAATTTACCTTAGCCAAGTGGCATTTTCCCAGGCTGCTGCTCACTTTTTTGCTTTGTGCCGTTCGTATAGTTTCTGCATCGGCACAGGCGGTTGACATTACCGGAACAGTCACTGCGGGAGACCGTGCGGGTTTGCCGGGCGTTTCGATCACTGTGAAAGGCACAAATTCGGGCACGGTAACCGATCTGAATGGCAAGTACACGGTAAATGTCACCGACGAAAATGCCGTGCTGGTGTTCTCTTACATTGGTTACGAGGCGGTGGAGCAAACCGTGGGCGGACGCAGTGTCATCGATGTGTTGATGAAAGAAGATTTGAAACAACTGAGTGAAGTGGTTGTGGTCGGTTACGGAACCCAGAAGAAGGTGAACCTGACGGGCGCTGTTGCCACGGTGAGCGGCGACGAGATGATTAAAAGACCCGTTACCAATCCCACCGCCATGTTGCAGGGAACCATGCCTGGCGTCCAGGTGACGCAGGGTCGGGGAGAGCCTGGTAATGAGGGGATTTCAGTGCGGATCAGGGGCACCGGAACATTCAGCGGCGCAGGTTCCGACCCACTCGTGCTGATCGACGGCGTGCAGGGCAATATGTCCGACCTTAACCCGAACAACATTGAAAGTGTGTCTGTTTTGAAGGATGCGGCTTCGGCCTCCATTTATGGTGCACGCGCAGCCAACGGGGTGATTTTGGTTACTACAAAAAAAGGAAGTGAAGGCAAATTAAGCGTGCAATACAGCGGAAATTATGCCATCAACAAGCCCACCAAGCTCTTTGACCTGATCACCAATTCAGCCGAATACATGGAGCTTTACAATGAAGCGCGCGTGAATTCGGGTTTGACATCGGGCTTGTATTCGCAACAGCAGATCGACGAATACCGCAATGCAACCGACCGCAATCTTTATCCCAACACGGATTGGCTGAGCCTTATATTCCAAACCGCTCCCACGCATCAGCACAACCTGACCTTCGACGGTGGTCGCGGCGGAACGCATTTCAATGCCTCGATAGGCTATGTGAATCAGAAGGGTGTAATGAAGGGTTTTGATTTTGAAAAATACAATGCGCGGCTCAACATTGCGTCCCAGATCAACAAGAAGATCAAATTCGGCGCAAACATTGCGTTGAAATCCGGCAAGACAGAATCACCTGTTTTCGGCTCGGAGGATATGTTTCTTTCAGCAATGTCGCAGGCACCTACCTACGGCCCGCGGCTGGCTGATGGCAGCGGCCGGTTTACTTACAAAGCGTACGATTTGGAATACAATAACAAAAACCCCATCGCGCTGTTGGACGGGCACATTAACCGTGACAAACTGGATTATTCGGCCAACACCCAGGGCTGGTTTGAGGTGAATCTTTTGCCAGGCTTAACCTGGTATGCCAAAGGCGCTGTGAATGCGGATTTTTACAAGACAAAATCCTTCAAACCGCCTCTGCAGCTTTACAACTTCCGCACCAATGCGTTCATGGCAACATTGGATCTCGGCGGTGGACTGGAAGTGAAGGACGAGCAGAATATTTATACCAATTTGTTCTCCTATCTGGATTATGAGCACACATTTGGTCAAAATCACGCCTTCAAAGCGCAGGTGGGTTACAGCACGGAAAAGAGCACTTACCAATATCTGGAAGCGATTCGCAGGAATTTTCCGACGGAGGTTTTGCGTGAAATTGACGCCGGAAGTCCGTCCATCCAGTATGCCAACGGTTCACAAAAGCAATGGGCGATCAATTCGTTTTTTGGCAGGCTGAACTACAATTTTAAGGAGCGTTATTTGCTGGAAGCCAACATGCGGTATGACGGGACGTCGCGACTTGCTACTGACTCGCGTTGGGGAATTTTCCCTTCCTTCTCGGCTGGCTGGCGTGTTACTGAGGAAGATTTTATCAAAAACCTAAACCTCAACTGGTTGAACAGCATGAAGTTCCGTGGTTCGTGGGGTCAGCTGGGCAACCAGAACATTGGAAATTATCCTTATCAGGCGATCCTGAGCTTTACCGGAAACTATTCGTTTGACGATTCCAATTTGTCGTCCGGCGTGGCGCAAGCGAATCTTTCGAATGCGGGCATCAAATGGGAAACCACAACCATTGCGGACTTCGGCCTGGATCTGACCATTTTCCGCGGCCTGAACCTGACCGCAGACTGGTATCGTAAAACAACGACTGACATTCTCAGAAGCTCACAAGTGACTGGCGTTGTAGGCCTTGGTGCACCTACGATCAACAACGGAACCATGCAGAACACGGGTGTGGAGCTGGGACTTTCCTACAATCATCAGATGAATAGCGGCGTGTTCTCGGGGCTGGGTTACAATGTGGGCGTGAATTTGGAACATTATAAAAACAAGCTTGTGAAATTCGGGCAGCGCGAAATCGACGGTTACCGCATTCGCGAGGAGGGCAAGGAGTACAACACCTATTATATGCTGGAAATGGAAGGCATTTTCCAATCTGCCGATGAAATTGCTGCCGCACCCAAACAATACAATGATGCAACCGTGCCCGGTGATATCCGCTTCCGCGATGCCAATGGCGATGGGAAAGTGAATGATGATGACCGCGTTGTGATGACGGGCAATTATCCCGGCCTGAACTATTCATTCAATGCGTCGGCAAACTGGAAGGGTTTTGATATTTCTGCTCTTTTTCAGGGTGTTAACAATGTTAAGTTTTTTGTCGACAATTGGGGAACGGTGCCTTTTGTACAGGGTTCGCCGCCTACAACAGATTGGAGAAATCGCTGGACGCCTGAAAATCCATCCACCACCATGCCCCGCATTTACTGGGGCTGGGGCGCTCCCGACCGCATTCGCAGGGCTTCTTCTTACTTTTTGCAGGATGCATCTTATCTGCGTTTGAAGAATCTCACATTCGGTTACACCTTGCCGCAAACCGTTGTGAAAAAAATCGGCATCGACAATCTCCGTGTGTTTTTCTCCGGTGATAACCTGTTGACGGCCTCCAAATATCCCGGCCTCGACCCCGAGCGCGGCGGAAGCGGGAGCTTTGTGCAATATCCTCAAAACAAGATTTTCTCATTCGGACTAAATATCAAATTATAA
- a CDS encoding RagB/SusD family nutrient uptake outer membrane protein encodes MKSQKLKLLMLLTLAFSACKDSLELNPLDQISSSTFWKTKSDFDKALTANYASMQADPWAVELPVWNCLTDDGFAQHNSGAAKEITSGSISPSTGGYVSGVYSESYKAIARVNIFLAQLKAYTNSDVTEETRKLYEAEVRFLRAYYYFQLYHLYGDVPLVLEPLTLETQNQPKVPAAEILAQINTDLDFAIANLNSNAYPQNGGHAAVTSAQALKARVLIFAAYGENGTPDAAMLTQVKALASAIMPKYSLSPNFEDVFRDAGQKNNPEIIYSTNFLAPNNTRPWDMYYGDWLVASPLQNFVDAFECTDGLPYGVSPLTDKKEPFKNRDSRLAKTVFVDHPDFGGGRVHIPSNSRPSGYGVMKFLAPENIPFGFSTLSQQNAVVLRLAEVLLMYAEAQNEIAGPDASVYKAINDIRLRSKMPALPAGLTKIQMRERIRYERRIELGFEGLRYYDLKRWHIAEQVLNNVKDSFVPYKFEEKFYKWPIPQPEIDKSGGELKQNEDYL; translated from the coding sequence ATGAAAAGTCAGAAACTAAAACTGCTCATGCTGCTGACTTTGGCGTTCAGCGCATGCAAAGATTCCCTTGAACTGAACCCGCTGGACCAGATCTCTTCCTCCACATTCTGGAAGACCAAAAGTGATTTCGACAAAGCATTAACTGCCAATTATGCGTCCATGCAAGCCGATCCCTGGGCGGTTGAGCTGCCCGTCTGGAACTGTCTTACCGACGATGGTTTCGCGCAGCACAATTCAGGAGCGGCCAAAGAGATTACTTCCGGCAGCATTAGTCCGTCCACGGGTGGCTATGTTTCAGGAGTTTATAGCGAAAGTTATAAGGCAATTGCGCGGGTGAACATTTTCCTGGCGCAGCTGAAAGCTTACACCAATTCGGATGTTACCGAAGAAACCAGAAAGCTTTACGAAGCGGAAGTGCGGTTTTTGCGTGCATACTATTATTTTCAGCTCTATCATTTGTACGGCGATGTGCCACTGGTTTTGGAGCCGCTTACATTGGAAACACAAAATCAGCCCAAAGTGCCTGCTGCTGAGATCCTGGCGCAGATCAATACGGACCTTGACTTCGCCATTGCCAATCTGAATTCGAACGCTTATCCGCAGAACGGCGGCCACGCTGCTGTGACTTCCGCGCAAGCTTTGAAAGCGCGTGTGCTCATTTTCGCAGCTTATGGGGAGAATGGAACGCCGGACGCTGCCATGCTGACGCAGGTAAAAGCGCTTGCCAGCGCCATCATGCCAAAGTATAGCCTGAGCCCGAACTTCGAAGACGTGTTCCGCGACGCCGGACAAAAAAACAATCCGGAGATCATTTACTCAACCAATTTCCTGGCTCCAAACAACACGCGGCCATGGGATATGTATTATGGCGATTGGCTGGTTGCGAGCCCGTTACAGAACTTCGTGGATGCCTTTGAATGCACCGACGGCCTTCCTTACGGGGTTTCGCCGCTGACGGACAAAAAGGAACCATTCAAAAACCGCGACTCGCGCCTGGCCAAAACGGTCTTCGTAGACCACCCTGATTTCGGAGGCGGCAGAGTGCACATTCCCTCCAACAGCCGACCGTCGGGTTATGGCGTGATGAAATTCCTTGCGCCTGAGAATATTCCATTCGGTTTCTCCACATTAAGCCAGCAAAATGCAGTAGTGCTGCGCCTGGCTGAGGTTTTACTCATGTATGCCGAAGCACAAAACGAAATCGCAGGTCCGGACGCGTCAGTTTATAAAGCCATAAATGACATTCGCCTCCGCTCCAAAATGCCGGCATTACCAGCAGGACTAACCAAAATCCAGATGCGCGAAAGAATCCGCTACGAACGCCGCATCGAGCTAGGTTTCGAAGGATTGCGTTATTACGATTTGAAAAGATGGCACATTGCAGAACAGGTTTTGAACAATGTCAAAGACAGCTTCGTGCCTTATAAGTTCGAAGAGAAGTTTTACAAATGGCCCATCCCTCAGCCTGAAATTGACAAGAGCGGTGGAGAGTTAAAGCAGAATGAGGATTATTTGTGA
- a CDS encoding sodium:solute symporter: protein MIHTLDITISALYITAIFVIGLWAGLKHKKQSKGGANEAGAYFLAGKTLRWPTIGLALFATNISCVHLVSLAQSGFDTGLLNGNFEWMAAFILILLALFFAPFYIRSGVSTLPDFLEKRYDRASRDWLAVISVVSAVIVHISFSLLAGGIVLQTLFGVDMYTSIIAISIITAIYTIVGGLTAVVVTESIQTIVLLFGALIISVAAYNKMGGWQPMVHVLQATDQLEKLSMMRPHGDSSGMPWYAVFLGYPILGIWYWCADQTIVQRVLGAKDENHARMGPLFCGFIKILPVFIFVLPGLFAYTLSQSGGLDISALQTVSEGKTVVNSKGIYTLMITQLLPKGLVGILVAALLSGLMSQISGALNSISTLVSYDLYRRRKPGASDRQLIRVGKISAGVALIVSLATLPLLNSYESIFNGLNDIIAHIAPPITCVFLLGIFWKKASAESSKFTLWIGSAVGFIVFTVNKLYPETLVGQIPFMMMAFYLFCFCVLIQVIFSFIFPVRHTSESLELYWKSPLESLQTPGWKGLGNYKTLSLLLAVIMCFLFWFFR from the coding sequence ATGATCCACACCCTCGATATCACAATCAGCGCATTATACATTACGGCGATTTTTGTCATCGGTTTGTGGGCCGGATTGAAACATAAAAAACAATCGAAAGGCGGTGCTAATGAGGCGGGCGCCTACTTTTTGGCTGGAAAAACATTGCGCTGGCCCACCATCGGGCTGGCTTTGTTTGCAACCAACATTTCCTGCGTGCACCTGGTAAGCCTCGCCCAAAGCGGGTTTGACACCGGGCTTTTAAACGGGAATTTTGAATGGATGGCCGCATTCATTCTGATCCTGCTCGCCCTGTTCTTCGCGCCATTTTACATTCGCTCCGGCGTCTCCACGCTGCCCGATTTTCTGGAAAAACGCTACGACCGCGCGAGCCGCGACTGGCTGGCTGTTATTTCAGTCGTGTCGGCCGTTATTGTACACATTTCATTTTCACTGCTGGCAGGCGGCATTGTGCTGCAAACGTTATTTGGCGTGGATATGTACACCAGTATCATCGCCATTTCCATCATTACGGCCATTTACACCATTGTGGGTGGACTTACAGCCGTGGTGGTGACCGAGTCCATTCAAACCATCGTGCTCTTGTTCGGCGCGTTGATCATTAGTGTGGCGGCTTATAACAAAATGGGCGGCTGGCAACCGATGGTCCATGTTTTACAGGCGACAGACCAGCTCGAAAAACTGTCGATGATGCGGCCGCATGGTGACAGCAGCGGCATGCCCTGGTATGCGGTGTTTCTGGGTTACCCCATTCTTGGGATCTGGTATTGGTGTGCGGATCAGACGATTGTCCAGCGTGTGCTAGGCGCGAAAGATGAAAACCATGCACGCATGGGGCCGCTGTTTTGTGGTTTTATTAAAATCCTGCCCGTTTTCATTTTCGTGCTGCCCGGTCTTTTTGCCTATACATTATCACAATCCGGCGGGCTTGATATCTCGGCTTTGCAAACTGTTTCGGAAGGCAAAACAGTCGTGAACAGTAAAGGAATTTATACATTAATGATCACCCAGCTTTTGCCAAAAGGCCTGGTCGGTATATTGGTCGCCGCATTGCTTTCGGGCTTGATGAGCCAGATTTCCGGAGCGCTGAATTCCATTTCCACATTGGTAAGCTACGACTTGTACCGGCGCCGCAAGCCCGGCGCTTCGGACAGGCAGCTCATCCGAGTTGGTAAGATCTCGGCGGGCGTCGCATTAATCGTTTCGCTGGCCACATTACCGCTTTTAAATAGCTATGAAAGTATTTTTAATGGTCTGAACGATATTATCGCGCACATTGCACCGCCTATCACTTGCGTTTTTTTATTGGGAATTTTCTGGAAAAAAGCGTCGGCGGAATCGTCCAAATTCACACTTTGGATAGGGTCGGCGGTTGGTTTCATTGTATTTACAGTGAACAAGTTATATCCTGAAACACTGGTCGGTCAGATTCCTTTCATGATGATGGCGTTCTATCTGTTTTGCTTCTGCGTTTTGATCCAGGTTATTTTCTCCTTCATATTTCCCGTCCGCCACACTTCCGAAAGCCTCGAACTTTATTGGAAGTCACCACTTGAATCCCTGCAAACGCCCGGCTGGAAAGGACTGGGAAATTACAAAACGCTGTCGCTGCTCCTGGCTGTCATCATGTGTTTTTTGTTCTGGTTTTTTCGATAG
- a CDS encoding glycoside hydrolase family 95 protein: protein MTYKLITTFLLTISITTNSVAQVKPQRLWFNKPATQWEETIPVGNGRLGMMSDGGVLRENVVLNDITLWSGGVQDANNYEAHKSLPDIRKLLLEGKNDEAQQLVNKNFVAKGAGSGHGDGADVPFGCYQVLGNLRMQFAYKGVDSSNIQFQNYKRELSLNDAVASLVYTVNGVTYRREYFTSFGDDIGIIKISADKPGQLNLRLGLDRPERSETVVKNNALEMSGQLNNGTDGKGMKYLTKIKPQVKGGELAVSDKQLVITDADEIMLYFSAGTDFKTKNFETETQRWIDVAVKKSYIVQKRNHIANYQQFFNRTMLYLGGSKGDNLPTDQRLSAFQKDPGSDNELPVLFFQYGRYLSISSTRVGLLPPNLQGLWANQIQTPWNGDYHLDVNIQMNQWPVEVVNLSEFNLPLADLVKGMVKPGEKTAKAYYNADGWVAHVITNVWGFTEPGEEASWGASNAGSGWICNNLWEHYAFTLDKNYLKDIYPILKGAAEFYNSALVKDPKTGWLVTAPSISPENSFYLPNGKTAAICMGPTVDNQMTRELFTNVITACEVLGVDGALKTSLQNKLKQLPPPGVVGSDGRLMEWLEEYKEVEPKHRHIAHLYGLFPAPLITPEKTPELAAASAKTLEARGDDSPGWSKAYKLLFWARLHDGNRANKLLKELLVPTLDTNMNYGAGGGVYPNMLVAGPPFQIDGNFGGTAGIAEMLIQSHDGYIDILPAMPDAWKASGEVKGLKARGNFTVNFKWENGKVTDYQVLSKTPQKVWVKVNGEKKEVTSTH from the coding sequence ATGACATACAAACTCATAACAACGTTCCTGCTAACCATTTCAATAACAACTAATTCCGTCGCTCAGGTTAAACCGCAACGCCTTTGGTTTAACAAGCCTGCGACGCAGTGGGAAGAAACCATTCCGGTTGGTAACGGGCGGTTGGGAATGATGAGTGATGGCGGGGTGCTGCGGGAGAATGTTGTGCTGAATGACATTACCCTTTGGTCCGGGGGAGTGCAGGATGCAAATAATTATGAGGCGCATAAAAGCTTGCCTGATATCCGTAAACTGCTTTTGGAAGGCAAAAATGATGAGGCGCAGCAATTGGTGAATAAGAATTTTGTGGCCAAAGGCGCGGGTTCGGGACATGGTGATGGGGCTGATGTGCCTTTCGGATGTTACCAGGTTTTGGGGAATCTGCGTATGCAGTTTGCTTATAAAGGGGTTGATTCTTCAAACATTCAATTCCAAAATTATAAGCGGGAATTGTCGTTGAATGATGCGGTTGCCAGCCTGGTTTACACTGTTAACGGTGTGACTTACAGGCGGGAATACTTTACGAGTTTTGGGGATGATATTGGCATTATCAAAATTTCTGCCGACAAGCCCGGACAGTTGAATTTGCGTCTGGGTCTTGATCGGCCTGAGCGTTCTGAGACTGTTGTCAAGAACAATGCGCTCGAAATGTCCGGCCAGCTCAACAATGGGACGGACGGGAAGGGAATGAAATATCTGACAAAGATCAAGCCGCAGGTAAAGGGGGGGGAACTGGCCGTTTCTGACAAGCAACTGGTCATTACGGATGCCGATGAGATCATGCTCTACTTTTCAGCCGGAACCGATTTTAAAACCAAAAACTTCGAAACGGAGACGCAGAGGTGGATTGATGTCGCAGTGAAAAAATCTTACATCGTTCAGAAGCGAAATCACATTGCTAATTATCAGCAATTTTTCAATCGCACAATGTTGTATCTGGGCGGCTCGAAAGGAGACAATTTACCGACAGATCAGCGGCTTTCCGCGTTCCAGAAAGATCCTGGCTCCGACAATGAACTGCCTGTTTTGTTTTTCCAATATGGCCGTTACCTGAGCATTAGCAGCACACGGGTGGGATTGCTGCCTCCGAACTTGCAGGGACTCTGGGCGAATCAGATCCAGACGCCCTGGAACGGGGATTATCACCTGGATGTGAACATTCAGATGAACCAGTGGCCGGTTGAAGTGGTCAATCTTTCCGAGTTCAACTTACCGCTGGCCGATCTGGTGAAAGGAATGGTGAAGCCGGGTGAAAAAACGGCGAAAGCTTATTACAATGCCGACGGCTGGGTGGCGCACGTCATTACCAATGTCTGGGGTTTTACTGAGCCGGGCGAAGAGGCTTCCTGGGGTGCTAGTAATGCGGGTTCGGGCTGGATCTGCAACAACCTTTGGGAACATTATGCCTTTACATTGGACAAAAATTACCTCAAAGACATTTATCCGATCCTCAAAGGTGCAGCTGAATTTTACAACAGCGCATTGGTGAAAGATCCAAAAACGGGCTGGTTGGTTACTGCTCCTTCCATTTCACCGGAAAATTCATTTTATCTGCCCAATGGAAAAACGGCCGCCATTTGCATGGGCCCGACCGTTGATAACCAAATGACACGTGAGCTTTTTACCAATGTCATCACGGCTTGTGAAGTGCTGGGCGTAGATGGTGCACTAAAGACTTCGCTGCAAAACAAACTAAAACAATTGCCGCCGCCAGGCGTAGTAGGAAGCGACGGCAGGCTGATGGAATGGCTCGAAGAATACAAAGAAGTGGAGCCAAAGCACCGCCACATTGCCCATTTGTATGGACTTTTCCCTGCGCCGCTCATTACGCCTGAGAAGACGCCGGAACTGGCGGCTGCTTCTGCTAAAACGCTGGAAGCGCGCGGAGACGACAGTCCGGGATGGTCGAAGGCTTATAAGCTGCTGTTCTGGGCGAGATTACACGATGGTAACCGCGCCAACAAATTGCTGAAAGAACTGCTTGTGCCAACGCTCGACACAAATATGAACTACGGAGCAGGCGGCGGTGTGTATCCCAATATGCTTGTTGCCGGCCCGCCATTTCAGATCGACGGCAACTTTGGAGGCACAGCCGGCATTGCCGAAATGCTGATCCAAAGCCACGACGGTTACATTGACATCCTGCCCGCAATGCCGGATGCCTGGAAAGCTTCGGGCGAAGTGAAAGGTTTGAAAGCGCGCGGCAATTTTACCGTGAATTTTAAATGGGAAAATGGTAAAGTGACGGATTATCAGGTGCTATCAAAAACCCCTCAAAAAGTCTGGGTAAAAGTGAATGGAGAGAAAAAGGAAGTTACATCAACTCACTAA